TACAAGGTTTATCCTGTCGGGCCTACGGAGGTTCTTATGCAGATTTACAAAGTCGGCGGCGCGGTTCGCGATCGCCTGTTGGGGCAACCCGTCACCGATACCGACTGGGTGGTGGTTGGGGCCACCAGTGAAGAGATGCTGGTCAAGGGCTACCGCCCGGTGGGCACTGACTTTCCGGTGTTCCTGCATCCGCTGACCGGCGAGGAATACGCCCTGGCGCGCACCGAGCGCAAGAGCGGCGTGGGCTATGGCGGCTTTGTGTTCCATGCCAGCCCGGAGGTCACCCTGGAACAGGACCTGATCCGCCGCGACCTGACCATCAACGCCATGGCCGAAGACAAGGACGGTCAGCTGACCGACCCCTATGGCGGCCAGCAAGACCTCGAAGCCCGCATCTTGCGTCACGTTTCCCCGGCATTCGCCGAAGATCCCCTGCGTGTGCTGCGTGTGGCGCGCTTCGCTGCACGCTATGCCCCGCTGGGTTTCAGCATCGCCCCCGAAACGCTGGCCCTGATGCGCCAGCTCAGTGAGTCCGGCGAACTCAAGGCGCTGACCCCGGAACGCAGCTGGAAGGAAATCTCCCGCGCCCTGATGGAAGAACGCCCCGACGTGTTCATTCGGGTATTGCACGACTGTGGCGCCCTGCAGGAACTGATGCCAGAGGTCGAAGCCCTGTTCGGTGTACCGCAGCCAGAGGCGCATCATCCGGAAATCGATACCGGCGAACACATTCTGCGCGTCCTGCTGCAGGCCGCCCGCCACCAGCAGCCGCTGAGCGTGCGCTGGGCCTGCCTGCTGCACGACCTCGGCAAAGGCGCCACCCCGCCGGACGAATGGCCGCGCCACATTGCCCACGAACACACCGGCCTGCCGCTGATCAAGGCGGTCAACGAGCGGGTCAAGGCGCCAAAGGAGTGCCAGGAACTGGCCCTGCTGGTCGGCCAGTACCATACCCACGGGCATCGCGCCCTGGAACTCAAGCCTTCGACCCTGCTGGACCTGCTGCAGAGCTTCGACGTCTACCGTCGGCCGCAGCGCTTCGAAGAATTCATCGCCGCCTGCGAAATGGACGCCCGTGGCCGACAGGGTTTCGAAGAGCGAGATTATCCCCAGGCCATCTACCTGCGCGGCGCCGCCGACGCGGCCCGCGCGGTGTCCGTGCAACCGCTGCTGGAAAAGGGACTCAAGGGCCAGGAACTGGGCAATGCCCTGCGCGAAGCCAGGCTGGACAGACTGAAAGTCTACAAGGCCAGCCAGCAAGCCTGATGCCGACCGCCAGGCGCGGCTTCAGCCACGAAAAGCATCCCGGCTGAAGCCGGTCCTACAGCCCGACCGCGACAGCCGATACCTACCGGTGGGAGCGGCTTCAGCCGCGAAAGGCAATCCCGGCTGAAGCCAGCCCTAAAGCCGACCGCGACAGCCGGTCCCTGCCGGTGGGAGCGGCTTCAGCCGCGAAAGGCAATCCCGGCTGAAGCCGGTCCTACAGCCGACCGCGACAGCCGGTCCCTGCCGGTGGGAGCGGCTTCAGCCGCGAAAAGCAATCCCGGCTGAAGCCGGCCCTAAAGCCGACCGCGACAGCCGGTCCCTGCCGG
The Pseudomonas sp. DTU_2021_1001937_2_SI_NGA_ILE_001 DNA segment above includes these coding regions:
- a CDS encoding multifunctional CCA addition/repair protein is translated as MQIYKVGGAVRDRLLGQPVTDTDWVVVGATSEEMLVKGYRPVGTDFPVFLHPLTGEEYALARTERKSGVGYGGFVFHASPEVTLEQDLIRRDLTINAMAEDKDGQLTDPYGGQQDLEARILRHVSPAFAEDPLRVLRVARFAARYAPLGFSIAPETLALMRQLSESGELKALTPERSWKEISRALMEERPDVFIRVLHDCGALQELMPEVEALFGVPQPEAHHPEIDTGEHILRVLLQAARHQQPLSVRWACLLHDLGKGATPPDEWPRHIAHEHTGLPLIKAVNERVKAPKECQELALLVGQYHTHGHRALELKPSTLLDLLQSFDVYRRPQRFEEFIAACEMDARGRQGFEERDYPQAIYLRGAADAARAVSVQPLLEKGLKGQELGNALREARLDRLKVYKASQQA